From one Pseudanabaena sp. FACHB-2040 genomic stretch:
- the lysA gene encoding diaminopimelate decarboxylase: MVSTFPADVQNSSRQYLSGADSTSSPNQSLLPLTAQANAKDHLEVGGCDVVDLVQRFGSPLYVLDEHSLRTACRQYREAFARYYSGEALVLYASKAWNCLAVCAIAASEGLGIDVVSAGELYTALQAGVPANQIYFHGNNKSTEELQMAVDARCRIVVDNWFELRTLADLVAAQADPIEILLRLTPGIECHTHEYIRTGHLDSKFGFDPDQVEAVFEFLSQQPGLACLGIHAHIGSQIFELNPHTDLGDVMVQWLVKAQQYGLSLSELDVGGGLGIRYTESDDPPSIDTWVKTVCEGVIAACQAHQLPLPKLLCEPGRSLIGSACVTAYTVGSQKHIPGLRTYVSVDGGMSDNPRPITYQSVYRALAASRMSAPLSETLTLAGKHCESGDILIKDAQLPALETGEVVVIPATGAYNYSMASNYNRVPRPAAVLVNAGEAHLIIQRETLQDLLRQDCLPETLKP; encoded by the coding sequence ATGGTTTCTACTTTCCCGGCAGATGTGCAAAATTCCAGCCGTCAATACTTGAGCGGCGCTGACTCTACAAGCTCTCCAAACCAGTCTCTGCTTCCCCTCACGGCCCAGGCCAATGCGAAAGACCACCTAGAGGTGGGGGGCTGCGATGTGGTGGATCTGGTGCAGCGCTTTGGTTCACCGCTCTATGTTCTAGACGAGCACAGTCTGAGAACGGCTTGCCGGCAGTATCGTGAGGCGTTTGCCCGGTACTATTCTGGCGAGGCGCTGGTGCTCTATGCTTCAAAAGCCTGGAACTGCTTGGCGGTGTGTGCGATCGCAGCCTCTGAGGGCCTAGGAATTGATGTTGTCTCTGCTGGAGAACTCTATACGGCCCTACAGGCCGGGGTGCCTGCCAACCAGATTTACTTCCACGGCAACAACAAATCCACCGAAGAACTGCAGATGGCGGTCGATGCCCGCTGTCGCATCGTGGTAGATAACTGGTTTGAGCTACGGACTCTGGCTGATCTTGTAGCGGCCCAAGCAGATCCCATTGAGATCCTGCTGCGGCTGACGCCGGGAATTGAGTGCCACACACACGAATACATTCGCACCGGCCACCTAGACAGCAAATTTGGCTTTGATCCCGACCAGGTTGAGGCCGTTTTTGAGTTTCTGAGTCAGCAGCCTGGCCTAGCCTGCCTCGGCATCCATGCTCATATCGGCTCTCAAATTTTTGAGCTAAATCCCCACACTGACCTGGGAGACGTCATGGTGCAGTGGCTGGTCAAAGCCCAGCAATACGGCCTGTCTTTAAGTGAGCTAGATGTTGGCGGTGGCTTAGGCATTCGCTACACCGAGTCGGACGATCCCCCCAGCATCGATACGTGGGTCAAGACTGTTTGTGAAGGCGTAATTGCAGCCTGTCAGGCGCATCAGCTGCCTCTGCCCAAGCTGCTCTGTGAGCCAGGGCGCTCCTTGATCGGTTCGGCCTGCGTAACTGCTTACACGGTGGGCAGCCAAAAGCACATTCCAGGGCTGCGCACCTATGTTTCGGTGGATGGGGGTATGTCTGACAACCCTCGGCCCATTACCTACCAGTCGGTCTACCGGGCTTTGGCCGCTAGCCGCATGTCGGCCCCACTCAGTGAAACGCTAACGCTGGCCGGAAAACACTGCGAATCGGGCGACATTCTGATCAAAGACGCTCAATTACCTGCCCTGGAAACTGGGGAAGTAGTCGTGATCCCTGCGACAGGTGCCTACAATTACAGCATGGCGTCAAACTACAATCGTGTCCCCCGTCCGGCGGCGGTGCTGGTTAATGCCGGAGAGGCCCATTTGATTATTCAGCGGGAAACTCTCCAGGATCTGCTGCGGCAGGACTGCTTACCAGAAACCTTAAAGCCTTAG
- a CDS encoding tetratricopeptide repeat protein codes for MFDLVITALEERNFSKAGRLLQAWKQEKPRDPWLKLALARYWEATGDLQRAEPAYLQLLQKVTNAKLMTQARQGIQRVQNEQSRRREHLLEQARTQPGAEASALLVLEPAHGLAREAAIQGLSQVMKVDVYTARLLLPGQYWRLYRVGNAGELQYFCQELVNRQTPAFWAPVQPIQTLQVFRVQYVQALQPQVQLVCQNDAGQLGNIAFDWAEVSQWVVGQVPIMESVVDLGPWGKLKRKEVTQDFAEVVDLHLLQRGCVLRLCDRTYNYRQSIALGEIANPDRPAPPIARFAWDSLKQILAQHIIGPCWSDFTGFGKSALEYLNLLPSLPTHLDLSRKAPSPWDGAFHLYSGLCFLRASAQTK; via the coding sequence ATGTTTGATCTGGTTATTACAGCGTTAGAAGAACGAAACTTTTCCAAGGCGGGGCGGCTACTGCAGGCATGGAAACAGGAAAAGCCGCGCGATCCTTGGCTAAAGCTAGCGCTGGCCCGCTACTGGGAAGCAACTGGTGATCTGCAACGGGCAGAACCAGCCTACTTACAGCTGCTGCAAAAGGTAACAAACGCTAAGCTGATGACCCAAGCTCGCCAGGGTATCCAACGGGTGCAGAATGAACAGTCTCGCCGGCGGGAGCACCTGCTAGAGCAGGCCCGCACTCAGCCTGGTGCAGAAGCCTCGGCTCTACTGGTGTTGGAGCCGGCTCACGGCCTCGCCCGGGAGGCTGCCATACAGGGGCTCTCTCAAGTGATGAAGGTGGATGTTTATACGGCCCGCCTGTTGCTGCCTGGGCAGTACTGGCGACTTTATCGGGTTGGCAACGCTGGAGAGTTGCAGTATTTTTGCCAGGAATTGGTGAATCGTCAGACTCCGGCTTTTTGGGCTCCTGTTCAGCCAATCCAGACGCTGCAGGTGTTTCGAGTGCAGTATGTGCAGGCGTTGCAGCCCCAGGTACAGCTGGTCTGTCAAAACGATGCTGGGCAGTTGGGCAACATTGCCTTTGATTGGGCTGAGGTGAGTCAGTGGGTCGTGGGTCAGGTGCCGATTATGGAGTCGGTGGTGGACTTAGGGCCGTGGGGCAAACTCAAGCGTAAGGAGGTGACGCAGGACTTTGCCGAGGTTGTTGACCTGCATTTGCTGCAGCGAGGCTGTGTGCTGCGGCTGTGCGATCGCACCTATAACTACCGCCAAAGCATTGCCCTGGGAGAGATCGCGAACCCGGACAGACCTGCCCCGCCGATTGCTCGCTTTGCCTGGGATAGCTTGAAACAGATTCTAGCCCAACACATCATTGGCCCCTGCTGGTCAGACTTCACGGGCTTTGGCAAATCTGCCCTGGAATATCTGAACCTGTTGCCCTCATTGCCTACCCACCTAGATCTATCTCGCAAGGCCCCGTCTCCGTGGGATGGAGCCTTTCATCTCTACAGCGGCCTCTGCTTCCTGCGAGCCTCGGCCCAGACAAAGTAA
- the sbcD gene encoding exonuclease subunit SbcD, with amino-acid sequence MIRLLHLSDIHMGSGFSHGRLNPETGLNTRLEDFVATLGRCIDRALAEPVDLVLFGGDAFPDATPPPLVQQAFAGQFRRLADAQIPTVLLVGNHDQHAQGQGGASLCIYRTLGVPGVVVGDRLETHRIETQRGPVQVVTLPWLTRSTLLTRPETEGLSMAEVNQLLVDRLRVALEGEVRRLDPDLPTILLAHVMTDTASFGAERFLAAGRGFTVPMALLTRSCFDYVALGHVHRHQILCEQPLTLYPGSIERVDFSEEHEDKGYVLVELARGEVKAEFCPLPVRPFRTLSVDVSAAAEPQAALLQAIAASEIEAAVVRLSYKIRPDQLDQLESSVLDVALQAAHTYTLHPELVSQLSRPRLPALGTENTLEPMSALQAYLGTREDLAEIAPALVEAAQGLLSADPDDLWEMDTEVETVPSAPDSVDDSRQLRLL; translated from the coding sequence ATGATCCGACTGTTGCACCTGTCAGATATTCACATGGGCAGCGGGTTTTCCCACGGTCGGCTCAATCCAGAGACGGGGCTTAACACGCGCTTGGAGGATTTTGTGGCGACGCTAGGGCGCTGCATTGATCGGGCTTTGGCAGAGCCAGTGGACCTGGTGCTGTTCGGTGGTGATGCCTTTCCCGATGCGACCCCGCCGCCGCTGGTGCAGCAGGCTTTTGCTGGACAGTTTCGCCGTTTAGCTGATGCCCAGATTCCTACGGTGCTGCTGGTAGGCAACCACGATCAGCATGCCCAAGGACAGGGCGGAGCCAGCCTCTGTATCTATCGCACCTTGGGGGTGCCGGGGGTAGTGGTGGGCGATCGCCTAGAGACTCACCGAATTGAAACCCAGCGTGGCCCAGTGCAGGTGGTGACACTGCCGTGGCTGACCCGCTCGACCCTACTGACTCGCCCCGAAACCGAGGGGCTATCGATGGCTGAGGTGAACCAACTGCTGGTAGACCGGCTGCGGGTTGCCCTAGAGGGCGAAGTTCGGCGGCTTGACCCAGATTTGCCGACCATTCTCTTGGCCCATGTTATGACCGATACCGCCAGTTTTGGGGCGGAGCGGTTTTTGGCAGCAGGCCGAGGCTTTACCGTGCCGATGGCGTTGCTGACCCGCTCCTGCTTCGACTATGTGGCCTTGGGCCACGTCCACCGCCACCAGATTCTGTGTGAACAGCCCTTGACGCTCTATCCTGGCAGCATTGAGCGGGTGGACTTTAGCGAAGAGCACGAAGATAAGGGGTATGTCTTAGTGGAGCTAGCGCGGGGCGAGGTTAAGGCCGAGTTTTGCCCCCTGCCGGTGCGGCCCTTTCGCACGCTCTCGGTCGATGTGTCAGCTGCTGCCGAGCCTCAGGCTGCTCTGCTGCAGGCAATTGCCGCCAGCGAAATCGAAGCAGCGGTCGTGCGGCTCAGCTACAAAATTCGCCCTGATCAACTTGATCAGCTGGAGAGCAGTGTTCTAGACGTGGCGCTGCAGGCGGCCCATACCTACACTCTGCATCCGGAGCTGGTGAGTCAGCTATCGAGGCCGAGGCTCCCTGCTCTAGGAACTGAGAACACCTTGGAACCCATGTCTGCGCTGCAGGCATATCTTGGGACACGGGAAGACTTGGCTGAGATCGCCCCTGCTCTAGTAGAGGCAGCCCAAGGGCTTTTGTCGGCCGACCCGGACGATCTTTGGGAGATGGACACAGAGGTGGAGACGGTACCCTCTGCTCCAGACTCGGTGGACGACTCTCGGCAGTTACGGCTGCTCTAA
- a CDS encoding isoprenyl transferase, whose product MTAKPTVHYELPADLSRERLPKHVAVIMDGNGRWAKRRGLPRIMGHRRGVDTLKKLLRCCRDWGIEALTAYAFSTENWGRPLEEVDFLMTLFERVLRQELAEMMTEDVRIRFVGNLTALPESLQAEIDYAVTQTKENSGISFTIATNYGGRQEIVQACRAIATQIQQGHLAPEDITEDLFSQHLYTADICDPDLLIRTSGELRISNFLLWQLAYAEIYVTETLWPDFDASEFHQAVYAYQQRDRRFGKVKS is encoded by the coding sequence ATGACCGCCAAGCCTACTGTTCACTATGAGCTGCCTGCTGACTTAAGTCGGGAGCGCCTGCCTAAGCATGTTGCTGTCATCATGGACGGCAATGGTCGCTGGGCTAAGCGCCGGGGGCTGCCTCGGATTATGGGTCACCGTCGGGGTGTAGACACGCTTAAAAAACTGCTGCGCTGCTGCCGTGACTGGGGTATCGAGGCCCTGACCGCCTACGCCTTTTCTACCGAGAACTGGGGCCGCCCGCTGGAAGAGGTCGATTTTTTGATGACGCTGTTTGAGCGGGTGCTGCGGCAAGAGCTAGCAGAAATGATGACAGAGGATGTCCGCATTCGCTTTGTGGGCAACCTGACGGCGTTGCCGGAGTCCTTGCAGGCAGAGATCGACTATGCCGTGACCCAAACCAAGGAAAATTCGGGGATCAGCTTTACGATCGCAACAAATTACGGGGGGCGACAGGAGATTGTGCAGGCCTGCCGTGCGATCGCAACCCAGATCCAGCAAGGCCACCTGGCCCCCGAAGACATTACTGAAGATCTTTTTTCTCAACATCTCTATACAGCCGACATCTGTGATCCCGACCTGCTGATCCGCACCAGCGGAGAACTGCGAATTAGCAATTTTCTGCTGTGGCAGCTAGCTTATGCCGAGATCTACGTCACCGAAACCCTCTGGCCAGACTTTGATGCCTCCGAGTTTCACCAGGCCGTGTATGCCTACCAGCAGCGTGATCGCCGGTTTGGGAAGGTGAAGTCGTAG
- a CDS encoding ATP-dependent Clp protease ATP-binding subunit produces MFERFTEKAIKVIMLAQEEARRLGHNFVGTEQILLGLIGEGTGVAAKVLKSMGVNLKDARIEVEKIIGRGSGFVAVEIPFTPRAKRVLELSLEEARQLGHNYIGTEHLLLGLIREGEGVAARVLENLGVDLSKVRTQVIRMLGETAEVSAGGSQGRTKTPTLDEFGSNLTQMATEGKLDPVVGRQKEIERVIQILGRRTKNNPVLIGEPGVGKTAIAEGLAQRIANNDVPDILEERRVVTLDIGLLVAGTKYRGEFEERLKKIMDEIRSAGNVILVIDEVHTLIGAGAAEGAIDAANILKPALARGELQCIGATTLDEYRKHIERDAALERRFQPVMVGEPSVDETIEILHGLRERYEQHHKLKISDEALEAAARLSDRYISDRFLPDKAIDLIDEAGSRVRLINSQLPPAAKELDRELRQVLKDKDNAVRSQDFDRAGELRDREMEIKAEIRSIAQNKKTSDEAEGNDSTSPVVGEEDIAHIVASWTGVPVNKLTESESEKLLHMEDTLHQRLIGQDEAVKAISRAIRRARVGLKNPNRPIASFIFSGPTGVGKTELAKSLAAYFFGSEEAMIRLDMSEFMERHTVSKLIGSPPGYVGYNEGGQLTEAVRRRPYTVVLFDEIEKAHPDVFNMLLQILEDGRLTDAKGRTVDFKNTLLIMTSNIGSKVIEKGGGGLGFDFEQDQAESQYNRIRSLVNEELKQYFRPEFLNRLDEIIVFRQLTKDEVKEISDILLKEVFRRLTEQDITLTVTERFKDRLVEEGYNPSYGARPLRRAIMRLLEDSLAEEILSGRIKGGDTAVVDVDEEGKVVVQYGERRELLPQTAE; encoded by the coding sequence ATGTTTGAACGCTTCACGGAAAAGGCCATTAAGGTCATCATGCTGGCCCAAGAGGAGGCTCGCCGACTGGGCCACAATTTTGTGGGCACCGAGCAGATCCTCCTGGGGCTGATTGGGGAAGGCACTGGCGTTGCAGCCAAGGTCCTTAAATCAATGGGCGTCAACCTGAAAGATGCTCGGATCGAAGTCGAAAAGATTATCGGTCGGGGATCAGGTTTTGTCGCTGTTGAAATTCCCTTTACACCCCGCGCCAAGCGTGTCCTAGAGCTATCCCTCGAAGAGGCTCGCCAACTAGGGCACAACTACATCGGCACCGAGCACCTGCTGTTAGGACTTATCCGCGAAGGCGAGGGGGTCGCGGCCCGCGTGCTGGAGAACCTGGGCGTTGACCTATCTAAGGTACGCACTCAAGTCATTCGGATGTTGGGTGAAACGGCTGAGGTTTCGGCTGGTGGCAGCCAAGGCCGCACCAAGACCCCAACGCTGGATGAGTTTGGTTCAAACCTGACCCAGATGGCAACCGAGGGCAAGCTTGACCCGGTGGTGGGCCGTCAGAAAGAAATTGAGCGTGTCATCCAAATCTTGGGCCGCCGCACCAAAAACAACCCGGTGCTAATTGGTGAGCCTGGGGTGGGTAAGACCGCCATTGCTGAGGGTCTAGCCCAGCGCATTGCTAACAACGATGTGCCCGATATCCTCGAAGAGCGCCGCGTGGTCACCCTCGACATTGGTCTGCTAGTAGCAGGTACCAAGTACCGGGGTGAATTTGAGGAGCGTCTTAAGAAAATCATGGATGAAATCCGCTCTGCCGGAAACGTCATCTTGGTGATCGACGAAGTACATACCCTCATTGGGGCAGGTGCTGCTGAAGGCGCTATCGACGCTGCTAACATCCTCAAGCCCGCTCTGGCTAGAGGTGAGCTGCAGTGCATCGGGGCCACGACCCTAGACGAGTACCGCAAGCACATCGAGCGCGATGCTGCCCTGGAGCGCCGTTTCCAGCCCGTCATGGTCGGCGAACCTAGCGTTGATGAGACTATCGAGATTCTGCATGGGCTGCGCGAGCGCTACGAGCAGCACCACAAGCTGAAAATCTCTGATGAAGCGCTAGAGGCCGCGGCTCGGCTCTCCGACCGCTACATCTCCGACCGGTTCCTGCCAGACAAAGCCATCGACTTAATTGACGAGGCTGGGTCTCGCGTTCGCCTGATTAACTCCCAGCTGCCCCCTGCAGCTAAGGAACTCGATCGAGAGCTGCGCCAGGTGCTCAAAGATAAGGACAACGCCGTTCGCTCCCAGGACTTTGATCGGGCTGGAGAACTGCGCGATCGCGAGATGGAGATCAAGGCCGAAATCCGCTCCATTGCTCAGAACAAGAAGACCTCGGACGAAGCTGAGGGCAATGATTCTACCTCGCCGGTTGTCGGTGAAGAGGATATCGCTCACATTGTCGCTTCCTGGACAGGCGTGCCGGTCAACAAGCTGACTGAGTCCGAATCTGAGAAGCTGCTGCACATGGAAGACACCCTGCACCAGCGCCTAATTGGTCAAGATGAAGCGGTTAAAGCGATTTCTCGCGCTATCCGTCGGGCCAGAGTGGGTCTGAAGAACCCCAACCGACCGATTGCGAGCTTTATCTTCTCTGGTCCTACCGGGGTGGGTAAGACAGAACTCGCTAAGTCCCTAGCTGCCTACTTCTTCGGTTCTGAAGAAGCCATGATCCGGCTAGACATGTCCGAGTTTATGGAGCGCCATACGGTCTCCAAGCTGATCGGTTCGCCTCCGGGCTACGTCGGCTACAACGAGGGCGGTCAGCTCACCGAAGCTGTGCGTCGTCGGCCTTACACTGTGGTTCTCTTTGACGAGATCGAGAAAGCCCACCCCGACGTCTTCAACATGCTGCTGCAAATCCTGGAAGACGGTCGCCTGACCGATGCTAAGGGTCGCACGGTGGACTTTAAGAACACCCTGCTGATTATGACCTCCAACATCGGCTCCAAGGTGATTGAGAAAGGCGGCGGCGGCCTCGGCTTCGACTTTGAGCAAGATCAGGCCGAGTCTCAGTACAACCGCATCCGCTCTCTGGTGAACGAGGAACTGAAGCAGTACTTCCGCCCAGAATTCCTCAACCGGCTTGACGAGATTATCGTCTTCCGCCAGCTCACCAAGGACGAGGTCAAGGAAATCTCCGACATTCTGCTGAAGGAGGTCTTCCGCCGATTGACCGAGCAAGACATCACCCTTACTGTCACTGAGCGGTTCAAGGACCGCCTAGTAGAGGAAGGCTACAACCCCAGCTACGGAGCTCGACCATTACGCCGAGCCATCATGCGTCTGCTGGAAGATAGCCTGGCCGAAGAGATTCTCTCTGGCCGCATCAAGGGGGGTGACACTGCTGTAGTAGATGTCGACGAAGAGGGTAAGGTCGTTGTTCAGTACGGTGAGCGCAGAGAACTGCTGCCTCAAACTGCTGAATAA
- the rimI gene encoding ribosomal protein S18-alanine N-acetyltransferase, translated as MVLAGALFCHSPSIEDLPAIVSLDQRCLGGLWSENGYRREMDSPNSLFRVLSTVDPAPSPGPSTPSIIGIGCLWAILDEAHITILGIDPLYQGQGLGQWLLLHLLQAAHHQQLQHATLEVRASNTPAQKLYQKFGFQQVGCRRRYYSDGEDALLLWRSGLQNTDFLQQLIQWQAPIVIRLRHQGWHVDDEICNDGNCSENRMIKNLNSFDKN; from the coding sequence ATGGTTTTAGCGGGCGCACTCTTCTGCCATTCTCCCTCCATAGAGGATCTGCCCGCTATCGTCAGCCTAGATCAGCGCTGCTTGGGCGGGCTGTGGTCTGAGAACGGGTACCGCCGTGAAATGGACAGCCCCAACAGCCTTTTTCGCGTCCTCTCCACCGTAGATCCGGCACCCTCCCCGGGGCCATCGACGCCATCAATAATTGGTATTGGTTGCCTTTGGGCCATCCTCGACGAGGCCCACATTACCATTTTGGGCATCGATCCCCTATATCAGGGGCAGGGGTTGGGGCAGTGGCTGCTGCTGCACCTGCTGCAGGCCGCTCACCACCAGCAGCTACAGCACGCCACCTTAGAAGTGAGAGCCAGCAATACCCCAGCCCAAAAGTTATACCAAAAGTTTGGCTTTCAGCAGGTGGGCTGCCGCCGTCGATACTACTCTGATGGGGAAGATGCGCTTTTACTGTGGCGTAGTGGATTACAAAACACAGACTTTTTGCAGCAGTTAATCCAGTGGCAGGCCCCTATCGTGATCCGGCTGCGCCACCAAGGATGGCACGTTGACGATGAGATCTGTAACGATGGGAACTGTTCGGAAAACCGAATGATTAAGAACTTGAATAGTTTTGACAAAAATTAA
- the cdaA gene encoding diadenylate cyclase CdaA: MNFWEQWLANLDRVRFFLLPALDIGLVLLLTYMVLVIIGERRTLWMVRGLIFLMLAAALSKAIGLQLLGFVLDKLVVGSAVAMAFMLQGEFRRLLEQIGQGRLWQLLNPPREAPPQPDSVIDEIVDAVKELSQNRTGALLILETDKPIDERDFSVPGVRLNSEVSRELLQTIFQTTTLLHDGAVLIRGSRVMAAGVILPISERSASRQLGTRHRAAMGITERVEHCICVVVSEETGSISLAERGMLNRPLTSSRLREILRAKFSMAVEREAVAPTLRSLGRRLGLQGLSVLKRLFRLPSSASREKK; this comes from the coding sequence ATGAATTTCTGGGAGCAATGGCTGGCAAACCTCGATAGGGTTCGGTTTTTCCTGCTTCCAGCCCTAGATATTGGCCTCGTGCTGTTACTGACCTACATGGTGCTGGTCATTATTGGCGAGCGTCGAACTTTGTGGATGGTGCGCGGCCTGATCTTTCTGATGTTGGCGGCCGCCCTCAGCAAGGCTATTGGGCTGCAGCTATTGGGCTTTGTGCTGGATAAGCTGGTGGTCGGATCGGCAGTGGCGATGGCCTTTATGCTGCAGGGAGAGTTTCGGCGGCTGCTGGAGCAGATTGGGCAAGGTCGCCTCTGGCAGCTGCTAAATCCGCCGCGTGAAGCGCCGCCTCAGCCGGACAGCGTAATTGATGAGATTGTGGATGCGGTCAAAGAGCTGTCCCAGAACCGCACGGGAGCGCTGCTCATTTTAGAAACAGACAAGCCGATTGATGAACGGGACTTTTCGGTACCGGGGGTGCGCCTCAATTCAGAAGTGTCTCGAGAACTGCTGCAGACTATTTTTCAAACCACTACCTTGCTCCACGATGGCGCTGTCTTGATTCGGGGATCGCGGGTTATGGCGGCAGGCGTGATTTTGCCGATCTCGGAACGATCGGCTTCACGTCAGCTAGGCACTCGGCACCGGGCGGCGATGGGAATTACAGAACGGGTAGAGCATTGTATCTGTGTTGTGGTATCAGAAGAGACGGGCTCTATTTCGCTGGCAGAACGGGGAATGTTAAACCGGCCCCTAACTAGCAGCCGGTTAAGGGAAATTCTGCGGGCTAAATTTTCAATGGCTGTGGAGCGTGAGGCTGTGGCCCCGACGCTCCGAAGTCTGGGGAGGCGATTGGGCCTTCAGGGACTGTCTGTATTGAAACGCCTGTTTCGCCTGCCGTCGTCGGCTTCTCGGGAGAAGAAATGA